The Meiothermus sp. QL-1 nucleotide sequence CCTTACCGACTACACCCTGCGCAACGTGGCGCTGGGCTCGGCCCTGCTGGGGGTGATAGGGGGGGTGCTGGGGGCTTTCGCCCTGCTCCGCCGGCAAAGCCTCCTGGGGGATGTGCTGGCCCATGCCGCCCTACCCGGCATCTGCCTGGCCTTTTTGCTCACCGGGGCCAAGGCGCCGCCCGTCCTGCTTTTAGGCGGAGGGATTTCTGGTTGGCTGGCCGCCCTTGTGGTGCTGGCGGTGCTCCGCCATACCCGCCTGCCGGAGGACTCGGCCCTGGGGGTCGTGCTTTCAGGTTTCTTCGCCTTCGGGGTGAGCCTCCTTACCTTCATTCAGCACGCCAGCCCGGCCAGCCCGGCGGGCCTGGAGCGCTTCATTTTTGGCCAAGCCGCCACCCTGCTCGGCGAGGATGTGCAGCACTTCGTTCTGCTGGTCGGGCTGGCCCTGGCCTTGTTGGGCCTCTTCTACAAGGAGTTCAAGCTCATCACCTTTGACCCGGACTACGCCGCCAGCCTAGGCCTGCCGCTGCACGGCCTGAGCACCCTCCTCACCTCGCTCATAGTGCTCGCGGTCATGGTAGGGCTGCAGACGGTGGGGGTGGTGCTGATGGCCGCCATGCTGGTGGCCCCCGCCGCAGCAGCCCGGCAGTGGACCAACCGGCTCGGCCCCATGCTGGGCCTCTCGGCCCTTTTCGGCGCCCTGGCTGGCCTCACGGGGGCTTTGCTCTCGGCCACCCGGGAGAACCTGCCCACCGGGCCGCTCATCATCCTCTCGGTAAGCGCCCTCCTCCTCTTCTCGCTCTTCTTCGCCCCCTTGCGGGGAATCTTCTGGGAGGGGCTGCGCAACCGCCAAAGCCGCCGGCGAATCTACCTGGAGCATCTGCTGCTGGACGCCCACCTGCTTTGCCGCCACCACCGCCTAACCCCCCAAGACCTAGCCCAGCACCGCCGAATTCCCCTTTCCAAGGCCCTGCGAGAGCTAAAGCGGCTTCAAGACCTTGGCTGGGTAAGGGCACACCCGGAGGGCTATACCCTAACCCCCAATGCCCAGGAAAAGGCGAGCGCCCTCGAGCAGGCCCTGCGGCTCGGGCCACGGAGAAGCTGAGATGAACCCCGATCTGGTCATCCTCCTCACCGCCCTGCTGGTCTCCACCGCCTCAGCCTTGCTGGGCAGCTTCCTGGTGCTGCGCCGCATGGCCCTGGTCACCGATGCCATCGCCCACGCGGTCCTCCCCGGCATTGTGCTGGCCTACTGGCTCTCAGGGGGTAAGGCCACCCTGCCCGCCTTGCTGGGGGCAGCGGGGGCAGGCCTCCTCACGGTGAGCCTGGTGGAGGGGCTGGTCCGCACCGGCCGGGTCAAAAACGATGCGGCCATCGGCATCGTCTTCCCGGTCCTCTTCAGCCTGGGGGTGCTTTGGGTGTCCATCTCCTTCCGCAACGTGCACCTCGATCTGGACGCGGTGCTCTACGGCGAGATTGCCTACGCCCCTTTCAACACCCTGGTTCTGCTGGGCCGGGAGGTGCCCGAGTCGTGGTTGATCATGGGGGGGCTGGCCCTTTTGAACCTGCTGTTCGTGCTCCTCTTTTACAAGGAACTCAAGCTGGCCACCTTCGACGCCGGCCTGGCCGCCGCCTTGGGCTTCTACCCTGGGGTTCTACACTACGCCCTGATGGCCCTGGTCTCGCTCACCGCTGTGGGGGCCTTCCAGTCGGTGGGGGCCATTCTGATCGTGGCCTTTCTCATCATACCGCCCGCCACCGCCTACCTGCTCACCCGCCGCCTGCCGGCCATGATCGGGCTGGCGGTGGCCCTCGGGTGGGCCTCGGCCCTGCTGGGCTACGCCCTGGCCCTCTGGCTGGACACCTCTATCGCCGGGGCCATGGCCACGGTGGCGGGGGGGTTCTTCGCCCTGGCCTTTCTCTTCTCCCCCTCTCAGGGCTACCTCACCGCGCGGGCGCGCCACGCCCGCCACCGCCTTTGGGTGGCCGCCCGGCTGCTGGTGACCCACCTGGCCCACCACCCGGGCCCTGTTGCCCGGGAAGAGGTGCAGGAGGAGTTTGGCTGGCGGCCCAGGTTTTTGCAGCGGGTGGAGCAGGAAGCACGGAGGGAAGGGTGGCTCGAGCCAAAACCAGGAGCCCTCCAGCTCACCCTGAAGGGCCTGGAGGAGGGCCGGCGTCCACCGGCCTAGCGGCTCACCACCAGGCTGCTGCGGTTGCCCGCTGCGTCCACCGCGATCAGGGTTACCCGCCGCACCGGCACCTCCACATAAAAGCTCACCTCTTTCCCTTTGGGCAGCGAAAGGGGATCGTAGCGGTTGTTGTACTGCAGCACGACCCGGTCCACCCCGGTGTCGTCCAATACCCGACCCGAGATCTGAAGGACAGAGGCGGTGCGGGCTGGAATT carries:
- a CDS encoding iron chelate uptake ABC transporter family permease subunit, which produces MPELLGQVLTDYTLRNVALGSALLGVIGGVLGAFALLRRQSLLGDVLAHAALPGICLAFLLTGAKAPPVLLLGGGISGWLAALVVLAVLRHTRLPEDSALGVVLSGFFAFGVSLLTFIQHASPASPAGLERFIFGQAATLLGEDVQHFVLLVGLALALLGLFYKEFKLITFDPDYAASLGLPLHGLSTLLTSLIVLAVMVGLQTVGVVLMAAMLVAPAAAARQWTNRLGPMLGLSALFGALAGLTGALLSATRENLPTGPLIILSVSALLLFSLFFAPLRGIFWEGLRNRQSRRRIYLEHLLLDAHLLCRHHRLTPQDLAQHRRIPLSKALRELKRLQDLGWVRAHPEGYTLTPNAQEKASALEQALRLGPRRS
- a CDS encoding metal ABC transporter permease, encoding MNPDLVILLTALLVSTASALLGSFLVLRRMALVTDAIAHAVLPGIVLAYWLSGGKATLPALLGAAGAGLLTVSLVEGLVRTGRVKNDAAIGIVFPVLFSLGVLWVSISFRNVHLDLDAVLYGEIAYAPFNTLVLLGREVPESWLIMGGLALLNLLFVLLFYKELKLATFDAGLAAALGFYPGVLHYALMALVSLTAVGAFQSVGAILIVAFLIIPPATAYLLTRRLPAMIGLAVALGWASALLGYALALWLDTSIAGAMATVAGGFFALAFLFSPSQGYLTARARHARHRLWVAARLLVTHLAHHPGPVAREEVQEEFGWRPRFLQRVEQEARREGWLEPKPGALQLTLKGLEEGRRPPA